One Oceaniferula flava DNA segment encodes these proteins:
- a CDS encoding FAD-dependent oxidoreductase encodes MTAHSPTVVDAENFPHLAIIGGGIGGVALAVACLHRGIPFTLYERDRGFAARSQGYGLTLQQASKAIEGLGVFSLDDGVISTLHLVHTTDGQVIGDWGIRKWLQGDAKSSPKRTNVHIARQSLRQALLEQLGGDERVQWGHQLVDFQEIDAGGVDLSFQVDGTIQHAKADLLVGADGIRSSVRSLLIGEDASPLRYLGCIVILGICPLENLGRLEHDLLDSATVFQTANGNERIYMMPFTADSVMWQLSFPMPEEDAKALSAEGAQALRDEACKRCQWHDPIPQILATTEAAQVSGYPVYDRALLTADLLEKGKQVTLIGDAAHPMSPFKGQGANQALLDALALARGITKACGPKSPWREAGLRASVLTGFEAEMLKRSATKVKDSADAAEFLHSDIVLHEGDEPRGRCLKRKPQAADDMDRPG; translated from the coding sequence ATGACTGCTCATAGCCCTACCGTGGTGGATGCAGAGAACTTCCCTCACCTGGCGATCATTGGTGGTGGCATTGGAGGAGTGGCTCTGGCGGTGGCCTGTTTGCACCGTGGCATTCCGTTCACTCTGTATGAACGCGACCGCGGCTTTGCGGCCAGGTCTCAGGGGTATGGCCTCACTTTGCAGCAAGCGAGCAAAGCGATTGAGGGGCTGGGTGTTTTCTCCTTGGACGACGGAGTGATCTCCACCCTCCATCTGGTGCATACCACCGATGGCCAAGTGATCGGTGACTGGGGCATCCGAAAGTGGCTGCAGGGCGATGCCAAGAGCTCACCGAAGCGCACCAATGTACATATCGCGCGGCAGTCGTTGCGCCAGGCGCTGCTTGAACAGCTCGGGGGCGATGAACGGGTGCAGTGGGGGCATCAGCTGGTGGATTTTCAGGAAATTGATGCTGGCGGAGTGGATCTTAGTTTTCAAGTGGACGGCACCATCCAGCACGCCAAGGCGGACCTATTGGTCGGGGCCGATGGCATTCGCAGCTCGGTGCGCAGCTTACTGATCGGTGAAGACGCCTCCCCTTTGCGTTATCTGGGATGCATTGTCATTCTGGGTATTTGCCCCTTGGAAAATCTTGGTCGGCTTGAACATGACTTGTTGGATTCGGCCACCGTTTTCCAGACCGCCAATGGCAACGAGCGCATCTACATGATGCCATTCACTGCCGACTCGGTGATGTGGCAGCTTAGCTTTCCCATGCCGGAAGAGGATGCCAAGGCGCTCAGTGCCGAGGGTGCTCAGGCGCTCAGGGACGAGGCCTGTAAGCGATGTCAGTGGCACGATCCCATCCCCCAGATCTTAGCGACCACCGAAGCCGCGCAGGTGTCGGGTTACCCGGTGTATGATCGAGCTCTGCTGACGGCGGACTTGTTAGAGAAAGGCAAGCAAGTGACCTTGATCGGCGACGCCGCCCATCCGATGAGTCCCTTCAAAGGACAAGGGGCAAATCAAGCTCTGCTTGATGCGCTGGCGCTGGCGCGGGGCATCACCAAAGCGTGCGGTCCGAAGTCGCCGTGGCGGGAGGCTGGACTGCGAGCCAGCGTATTGACTGGGTTTGAAGCGGAGATGTTAAAACGAAGCGCCACCAAGGTGAAGGATTCCGCCGATGCGGCCGAGTTCCTGCATTCCGACATCGTTCTGCACGAAGGCGACGAACCGAGAGGACGCTGTTTGAAAAGAAAACCGCAGGCTGCGGACGACATGGACAGGCCTGGGTAG
- the menD gene encoding 2-succinyl-5-enolpyruvyl-6-hydroxy-3-cyclohexene-1-carboxylic-acid synthase, whose protein sequence is MSSKGWISDTVGACVAAGIQEYVVCAGARNLELVSALADYAESGDAGEVRVFSHFDERAAGFFALGRTMENGAPCAVITTSGTAVAELLPAVVEAHYQQRPLVIVSADRPERFRGTGAPQAIEHVGIFSKYVEGCEDIAWVDTLTLFDGWSGKLPWHLNICIEENEAKARLSKVRVGEVQAQRENINMSPVFDCIKNAWKGMVVLLGGLEPEDREEVWHVLRDLGAPVLADSTSGLREALGKLVLVDGDRLLRENPPAYVLRIGEVPVGRYWRDLEELPAVQVVSISRTGYAGLSRDSQVITGDISRCMRALGEISSVGDAMDHLKLSNKRRGKVNELLESLPESEPGMVRMLSVMATMGSSLYLGNSLPIREWNDFAQSEFPYELVRANRGANGIDGQIATWLGATADEENAWGIFGDLTALYDMGAPALLDQVQCQGRMLVVINNGGGQIFSRLPSVQGMDPEVTELVTNEHEHGFESWAKMWKMDYVRVDGMEGFDFEPGDKTTVVEIIPSSRQTETFWAKFEALK, encoded by the coding sequence GTGTCTAGTAAAGGATGGATCAGCGATACCGTCGGCGCCTGTGTGGCAGCCGGCATTCAAGAATATGTAGTCTGCGCGGGAGCCAGGAATCTGGAACTGGTGTCGGCTCTCGCCGATTATGCCGAGAGTGGCGATGCCGGTGAGGTGCGGGTGTTCTCGCACTTCGATGAGCGTGCGGCAGGATTTTTTGCCCTTGGTCGCACCATGGAAAACGGAGCTCCCTGTGCGGTGATCACCACGTCCGGAACTGCCGTGGCCGAGCTGCTGCCCGCCGTGGTGGAGGCCCATTACCAGCAGCGACCGCTGGTGATCGTATCGGCCGATCGTCCCGAGCGCTTCCGCGGCACCGGAGCCCCTCAAGCGATTGAGCACGTGGGGATTTTTTCCAAATACGTTGAAGGCTGCGAAGACATCGCATGGGTGGACACCCTGACACTATTCGACGGCTGGAGCGGCAAGCTGCCGTGGCATCTGAATATTTGCATCGAGGAAAACGAAGCGAAAGCCCGACTCTCCAAGGTCAGGGTGGGGGAAGTGCAAGCCCAGCGCGAAAATATCAACATGAGCCCGGTCTTCGACTGCATCAAAAATGCCTGGAAGGGCATGGTGGTGCTGTTGGGCGGGCTTGAGCCTGAGGACCGTGAAGAGGTGTGGCATGTCCTGCGCGACCTTGGCGCTCCGGTTCTGGCCGATAGCACAAGCGGCCTGCGCGAGGCACTCGGTAAGTTGGTTCTCGTGGATGGCGATCGCTTGCTGCGCGAGAACCCGCCAGCCTACGTGCTGCGCATCGGTGAGGTGCCGGTGGGGCGCTATTGGCGTGATCTTGAAGAGCTGCCAGCCGTCCAGGTGGTGTCGATTTCCCGCACAGGCTACGCCGGACTCTCACGCGATAGCCAGGTGATTACTGGCGATATCAGTCGCTGCATGCGTGCGCTCGGTGAGATTTCATCGGTGGGCGACGCGATGGATCATCTGAAACTCTCAAACAAACGACGCGGTAAGGTGAACGAATTGTTAGAATCTCTGCCGGAAAGCGAGCCAGGCATGGTGCGCATGCTCTCGGTGATGGCCACCATGGGCAGCAGTCTGTATTTGGGAAATAGTTTGCCGATCCGTGAGTGGAACGATTTCGCCCAGAGTGAGTTTCCTTACGAACTGGTGCGTGCGAACCGCGGAGCCAATGGTATCGACGGACAAATCGCCACCTGGCTGGGAGCCACGGCCGATGAGGAAAATGCTTGGGGCATCTTTGGAGATCTCACGGCTCTCTACGACATGGGAGCTCCTGCCTTGTTAGATCAGGTGCAGTGCCAAGGGCGTATGCTGGTGGTGATCAACAATGGTGGAGGACAGATCTTCAGCCGATTGCCCAGTGTGCAGGGGATGGATCCCGAAGTGACCGAGCTGGTCACCAACGAACACGAGCACGGGTTTGAGTCCTGGGCGAAGATGTGGAAGATGGACTATGTCCGTGTCGATGGCATGGAGGGCTTTGATTTCGAACCTGGTGACAAAACCACGGTG